A section of the Larus michahellis chromosome 1, bLarMic1.1, whole genome shotgun sequence genome encodes:
- the PRSS23 gene encoding serine protease 23, with protein sequence MAGLSTLILLLCAAKDVMPSSSHWKPTWPSYRVPVILPRSTLNLDKPQFDAEARLEVVSPCGPECHKSSPLPTYEEVKNYLSYETLYANGSLTETEVGIYILSNSGDGSQGKSRTKRQIYGYDSRFSIFGKDFLLNYPFSTSVKLSTGCTGTLVAEKHVLTAAHCIHDGKSYVKGAQKLRVGFLKPKLKDGSKGANITNSAMPEKMKFQWIRVKRTHVPKGWIKGNANDIGMDYDYALLELKKPHKRKFMKIGVSPPARHLPGGRIHFSGYDNDRPGNLVYRFCDVKDETYDLLYQQCDAQPGASGSGVYVRMWKRQNHKWERKIIGIFSGHQWVDMNGTPQDFNVAVRITPLKYAQICYWIKGNYLDCREG encoded by the coding sequence ATGGCAGGCTTGTCCACTTTAATCCTCCTTTTGTGTGCTGCTAAAGATGTGATGCCCTCCAGTTCTCACTGGAAGCCAACATGGCCATCGTACAGAGTTCCAGTTATCCTGCCACGGTCTACCCTTAACTTGGATAAACCGCAGTTTGATGCTGAAGCCAGACTGGAAGTGGTATCTCCCTGTGGCCCAGAGTGCCACAAAAGTTCTCCGCTGCCAACTTACGAAGAAGTGAAGAACTACCTGTCCTATGAAACCTTGTACGCTAATGGTAGCCTCACTGAAACTGAAGTGGGCATATATATTCTGAGCAACAGTGGTGATGGGTCTCAAGGCAAATCTCGAACTAAGAGGCAGATCTATGGCTATGACAGCAGGTTTAGCATTTTTGGGAAAGACTTCTTATTGAATTACCCGTTCTCCACGTCCGTGAAGCTATCTACAGGTTGCACGGGGACACTAGTGGCTGAAAAGCATGTTCTTACTGCTGCTCATTGTATCCATGATGGCAAGAGTTACGTCAAAGGAGCTCAGAAACTGCGGGTGGGGTTCCTAAAGCCCAAACTGAAAGATGGCAGCAAAGGGGCCAATATCACCAACTCAGCAATGcctgagaaaatgaaattccaGTGGATCCGAGTGAAACGGACACACGTCCCCAAAGGATGGATCAAAGGCAATGCCAATGACATTGGCATGGATTATGACTATGCCCTGCTGGAGCTCAAGAAGCCTCATAAAAGAAAGTTTATGAAGATAGGTGTGAGCCCACCAGCACGACACTTGCCTGGAGGGAGGATTCACTTCTCTGGTTACGACAATGATCGTCCGGGAAACCTGGTTTACCGTTTCTGTGATGTCAAAGATGAAACGTATGACCTGTTGTACCAGCAGTGTGATGCCCAGCCAGGTGCGAGTGGATCTGGCGTGTACGTGAGGATGTGGAAGAGGCAGAATCACAAATGGGAGCGTAAAATTATCGGAATATTTTCAGGCCATCAGTGGGTGGACATGAATGGCACCCCACAGGATTTCAATGTAGCTGTTCGTATCACACCCCTCAAATACGCACAGATCTGTTATTGGATCAAAGGCAACTACCTTGACTGCAGGGAAGGATAA